From the genome of Alicyclobacillus curvatus, one region includes:
- a CDS encoding helix-turn-helix domain-containing protein: MGYSDTVHELNAVAVRSHLISQLSMIAIYLLDDPNYSREDAARDLVGIINDLDSVSSYITIENGAGTPNGTIELPVKAPEAAAAVERESYPLILTSKHIGEIMHIERHKVAELAHSKGFPRLKATGHIRVPRDAFFKWLDSTVAKPY, from the coding sequence ATGGGTTACAGTGATACCGTCCACGAACTGAACGCAGTGGCCGTCAGGAGCCACCTCATATCGCAACTATCCATGATTGCGATATATCTTCTCGATGACCCCAATTACAGCCGCGAGGATGCCGCCAGAGACCTTGTGGGCATCATCAATGACCTGGATTCCGTCTCGTCATATATCACGATTGAAAACGGCGCAGGAACGCCCAACGGGACCATAGAACTCCCGGTCAAAGCTCCTGAGGCGGCCGCTGCAGTCGAACGTGAGTCCTACCCGCTTATTCTTACGTCAAAACACATCGGCGAAATCATGCACATAGAACGCCACAAGGTTGCAGAGTTAGCACACAGCAAAGGGTTTCCACGATTGAAGGCCACAGGTCACATCCGAGTACCACGCGACGCCTTCTTCAAGTGGCTAGACTCAACTGTTGCAAAACCATACTGA
- a CDS encoding DUF3102 domain-containing protein, with protein MGKRLKQIRDDKRFKGRYLQWLENEVEFTRQTASRFIQAAEQFGNGTTSYHVQSGKLFEIPKATALSLWERTFTHF; from the coding sequence ATCGGGAAGCGGCTGAAGCAGATTCGAGACGACAAGCGATTCAAAGGTCGATATCTGCAGTGGTTAGAAAACGAGGTGGAATTCACGCGTCAGACGGCAAGTCGATTCATTCAGGCTGCGGAGCAATTTGGCAATGGTACGACGTCGTACCATGTTCAATCGGGTAAATTGTTTGAAATCCCAAAAGCGACAGCGCTGTCGCTTTGGGAAAGGACTTTTACTCATTTTTGA
- a CDS encoding helix-turn-helix domain-containing protein, translating to MPTVKQYATVEEWPEVMDCKTMAKLLGISESSARRLMYRSDFPLLMLGPKLHRIRKGDLLKWLEQQVQ from the coding sequence ATGCCAACCGTGAAGCAATACGCAACCGTAGAAGAGTGGCCGGAAGTAATGGATTGCAAGACCATGGCCAAGTTGCTTGGTATTTCCGAAAGTTCGGCGCGAAGACTGATGTATCGCAGCGACTTTCCATTGTTGATGCTGGGGCCGAAATTGCATCGGATCAGAAAGGGTGACCTGCTCAAGTGGCTGGAACAACAAGTCCAATAA